The genomic DNA TACAGGGATATGGAATATTTCTATATGATGTACAAGCCAGCAGCGTGTATGGCAATCATATTTTTAATAACACAATCGGAATTGCACTCGATATGGTGGAGAGGACACAGTTGGAGCGGAATAAGATTGCGCATAATGCGGTAGGCGTGAAACGAATGGGTGAGGTAGAAGATACGCACCTGAGAGAGAATGTGCTTATCGGGAATGTGCGCCAGATTGGCGGGGATGTGAGCTGGTCATCGGACGTATGGAGCAGGGATTCGGTCGGCAACTATTGGGATGATTACCGTGGTTGGGATTTTAACAAGGATGGGATAGGAGATGGGGCATACCGCATGGCGGCTGATATGCAGCAGGTGTTTGAGAAGCACCCGTTCCTCGGTATTTTTTATGCCAGTCCCCTTCACCAATTGCTCGACCACATGGCGGCTGATTATCCGGTGTTCGATGAGCATCCGCTAATGGATATACCGCTTGCAGAAGAGAATCAGTCGAAAAAGGAGAATATATAAAATGAGAAAACTACGAAAAAAAAGCTGGTTGTTTGTTGGTACAATGATGGTGTTCATGCTTGTGCTTGCAGCTTGCGGAAAACAAGAGAGCGTGCAGCCACAACCTGTTGATGAGGCGGTTGATACGTGCGCAAAATGCCATATGGCCGTAAAAAATAACGGATATGCTGCCCAGTATGTAACAGAGGACGGGAAGAGCGTCAAGTTTGATGATATTGGCTGCCTGCATAAGCATACAGCAGCTCACACAGAAGAAAAGATTGCGGACATGTTTGTTCAGGATAGCGGCACGAAGGATTGGGTTTCGCTAAAAGACGCATCCTACGTATATGCGATGGACGTGCCGACACCGATGGGATACGGCATTCACGCATTTAAGGATAAAGCGGATGCTGAAACGTTTGTGAAAGAAAAAGGCGTTGGAGAGCTTTTGGCATATGACCAGCTGCAAAAGCATGAGTGGAAGATGGACAAAAGCAAAATGATGCCGCATGAAGGCATGAAGCATGGAGAGATGAAAGAGGGCGAACATAAGCAATGAGACAAGCGGCCACAGATTTTCGCCGCATTTTGGCTGTGAGTAGCTACGAGTGGCAGATTATGCTGCGCAGTCGCTGGCTCGCAGCCTTTGCCCTGTTATTTGCTGTACTTGGCGCATTGCTGTTCTATTGGAATGAGACGTTATTTATGAACGGAGCGGCACAGGGACTTACCCGCCAATCGATGCTGTTGGTCAATATGCTGCTTCAGCTTGTGCCGCTTATGGGTCTGCTGTTATCGTCCCTCTCGCTTTCAGGCGAGCGCAGTGACGGGATGACGCGGCTGCTTCGCACATATCCGCTGACGGATTGGCAGTATGTAGCAGGGAAGTTTCTTGGACTTGTTCTGGCATTTCTTTGTGCCATATTGGCAGGTGTTGTGGTGGTATACGTTGGTACCGCTCTTCTGGGGTGGAGCGGAGGGGTACGAGCTGTAAGTACGCTGCTTCTCACAAGTGTTCCGCTCGTCGCCGCATTTACAGCGGTTGGGCTATGGCTGGGCAGTTGGGTGAAGAGTCGGCTGCAGGCTGTAGCAGGCAGCTTATTGCTATGGTTCTTCTTTGTTTATCTATACGGCATGTTGACTATGTCGGTGCTACCAACTCTGCCGCGTATTATACAGGAACCGGTGCTGGCCGGTCTGCTTATGCTGAACCCTGTGGAGACGGTGCGTATTGCCACCGTTTTTTGGCAGGGGCAGGGGTATTTATATGGACCGACCTTTTATTATTGGGAGCAGGCAATTCGTACACCTGGCGGCATCGCAGGCGCGATGGTGCTTCTCATGCTTTATATGAGCATACCGCTGCTGCTTGCGTCTCGTACAATAAGGAAGGGAGCGTAGTGTAATGATTCAACTGCATGATATTAGCAAATCATATGGCAAGAGGATTGCACTGCACCCGCTTACAGCAAGCATCGAATCAGGTACGTGCCTTGCGTTATGTGGGGGGAACGGAGCGGGAAAAAGTACGCTGCTCTCCCTTCTGGCAGGCATGAGTCAGTCAAGCAGCGGACAGGTTACAGGTATTGATAGGCAAAGCATTGGATATATGCCTGATTCCCTACAGATTGCGCCGGGCGTGAGTGCTCGTAGGTGGCTGTTATATCTGGCACAGCTAAAAGGGACGGACAAGAAAGAAGTGGACGAAGCATTAGAGAAAGTCGGTCTTGCGAAAGTAGCGGATCAAGAGCCGTCTACATACTCGCGCGGCATGATGCAGCGCCTGTTATTTGCGCAGATGATTATGCACAAGCCGCATGTCATGTTGATGGATGAACCGGGGAATGGCCTTGATCCCTTCTGGGTGGAGGAATGGAAGCAGTGGCTTGCTGCGTACCGTGAACAGGGGGTAACCATCATCTTTTCCTCGCATCTGCTTCAGGATGTATTGGCGGTCGCAGACCGAGTTTGGCTGATGCATGGAGGACGGCTGCTTGAGGATGAAGCTGTCGATGCTTGGCTTAAGGACTCGCGTCCGGCAGAGCAGCGTTTTCTTGAAGTTATGGCAAAAGCACATACGATACCACAGGTGAAAAAATGAAGAAAAAAACAATTTTCGTATTACTTTTTATCCTTGGACTCATCGGTTATTCCTATTATACGAATGGAAGCTTCTTACGCGGGCAGGAAAAAGCCGAGGTTGGTTCCTATGCACCTACCTTTACGCTGACCGATATCAACGGCAATGAGCGCAGGCTTAATGATCTGAATAAACCTGTACTCATCAATTTCTGGGCGTCTTGGTGCGGCCCATGCCAGCAGGAGACGCCGGACCTTGTCCGTTTGTATGATAAGTACAATGGAAAGTTCGAAATCGCTGCTGTCAATGTGACGATTAATGATAAAGAAGAGAATGCCCGCACATTCGCGCGTTCCTCTAACATGAATTTTCCGGTGTTGTTTGACCGGACGGGCGAGGTGGCAGAAACCTACCGCATTATGGGCCTGCCTACCAATGTGTTTGTTGATAAGGACGGCAAAATCATATACATTGCCAACGGTTTGTTGTCTCCGGAGACATTAGAAAAAAAGATCCAGGAGCTCATTGAATCATAATGCAGTGGATAGAGAAGGTAAGGAGAGAACGATGGTAGCAGCAGGAAAAAGAACACACAGATGGATATATGTCGGCATGCTGCTTCTCAGCATGCTTGCATGGTGCCTGATTCCGCTTTCCGGCGTGGTGTCCGCGGAACCGGAGTTTGCACCGGGGCAAAAAGCGTACAAGCTTGTGGAGTCTATGCCAAAAGACGGCAGCATTGTGTCGGCTACGCCAAAAGAGATTCGCCTGACATTTTCTGAGCCGATTAAAATCAAATACGCATCCATTTTTGATAATCGTAATCGGGAGTACAGTACAGGAAAGATCAAGGTGAACCCGCAGGATGCGCGGCAGATTATTTTAACGCCGGCCAAAGAGCTGCTTCCCGGAACATATGGTGTGGAGTGGCAGGTTGAGGCATCAAGTACGATAGATGAAGAAGATAAGGATCTTAAACGTGTGGGTCAGATTTATTTTGCAGTGCAGTCCCTGTCGCCTGCTCCGAAAAGTGCGGGGGCCGGCTTGATTGAGCAGTTGAGCCGTGAGACCTTGCCGAA from Aneurinibacillus sp. REN35 includes the following:
- a CDS encoding TlpA family protein disulfide reductase — protein: MKKKTIFVLLFILGLIGYSYYTNGSFLRGQEKAEVGSYAPTFTLTDINGNERRLNDLNKPVLINFWASWCGPCQQETPDLVRLYDKYNGKFEIAAVNVTINDKEENARTFARSSNMNFPVLFDRTGEVAETYRIMGLPTNVFVDKDGKIIYIANGLLSPETLEKKIQELIES
- a CDS encoding ABC transporter permease; the protein is MRQAATDFRRILAVSSYEWQIMLRSRWLAAFALLFAVLGALLFYWNETLFMNGAAQGLTRQSMLLVNMLLQLVPLMGLLLSSLSLSGERSDGMTRLLRTYPLTDWQYVAGKFLGLVLAFLCAILAGVVVVYVGTALLGWSGGVRAVSTLLLTSVPLVAAFTAVGLWLGSWVKSRLQAVAGSLLLWFFFVYLYGMLTMSVLPTLPRIIQEPVLAGLLMLNPVETVRIATVFWQGQGYLYGPTFYYWEQAIRTPGGIAGAMVLLMLYMSIPLLLASRTIRKGA
- a CDS encoding nitrous oxide reductase accessory protein NosL; this translates as MRKLRKKSWLFVGTMMVFMLVLAACGKQESVQPQPVDEAVDTCAKCHMAVKNNGYAAQYVTEDGKSVKFDDIGCLHKHTAAHTEEKIADMFVQDSGTKDWVSLKDASYVYAMDVPTPMGYGIHAFKDKADAETFVKEKGVGELLAYDQLQKHEWKMDKSKMMPHEGMKHGEMKEGEHKQ
- a CDS encoding ABC transporter ATP-binding protein; translation: MIQLHDISKSYGKRIALHPLTASIESGTCLALCGGNGAGKSTLLSLLAGMSQSSSGQVTGIDRQSIGYMPDSLQIAPGVSARRWLLYLAQLKGTDKKEVDEALEKVGLAKVADQEPSTYSRGMMQRLLFAQMIMHKPHVMLMDEPGNGLDPFWVEEWKQWLAAYREQGVTIIFSSHLLQDVLAVADRVWLMHGGRLLEDEAVDAWLKDSRPAEQRFLEVMAKAHTIPQVKK